CCTCGATGCGGGCCAGCCGCTGCTCGGACGTCCCGGCCATCAGGCGCCTCCGGTCAGCATCAGCGTGTCACCGGTCAGGTACGCGAGGTCGTCGCTCACCAGGGCGACGACCGCCCGCCCGATGTCGGTCTCCGGGTCGCCCATGCGGCCCAGCGGCATGGTCCTGGTCAGCTTCCGGAACCGCTCGGGCTCGTCCTTGCTGAACTGCTCGGCGGCGGGCGAGAGCGCGTTGGGCACGACCACGTTCACCCGGATGCCGTAGCGGCCCCACTCGCGGGCGGCGACCCGGGACAACCCGCGGATCGCCTCCTTGGCCATCGCGTACGCACCGAAGGTCACGTTGCCGTCGATGGCGGTGCTGGACCCGAAGTTCACGATCGAGCCGCCCCGGACCCGCAACAGCGGGAGTGCCGCCTGCATCGCGTGCAACGTGGCCAGTGGCCCGCTGCGCCAGCACACGTCCACGTCCTCGGGCGTCGTCTCGGCGAGCAATCGCTGGACCGACGTCTGGGCGTTGTTGACGAGCGCGTCGAGACCGCCGAAGCGGGCGGCCGTCTCGGCGATCACGGCCTCGAGCTGAGCGCGATCGGTGACGTCGCAGGCGAGCGCGATCGAGGAGCCGCCGAAGGCGTCGATCTCGGCCGCCACCGCCTCGCACTTCGCGACCGTGCGCCCGGCCAGCGCGACGCAGGCGCCCTCGCGGGCCAGCGCCAGCGCGGTGCCTCGCCCGACGCCCTGCCCGGCCCCGGTCACCAGCACGACCTTGCCTGCCAACCTTGCCCGCGTCAGCTCCGGCATCCGTGGTCCTCCTGTCCGTTCACCCGTCGCACGAGCGGGCTGTCGGCTTCACGGCGAAGCCGGTACTCGCGGACCTCGCCGCCCGCCGCGTGCACGACACGCCCGGTCACGTCGGCCGCCGCCTCGGCGACGAGGGCCAGCACGACGCGGGACACGTGTTCGGGCGCCAGGTCGAGATCGCTGCCGTCGCGGTCGAGGTGCGCCCCCGACATCCGGGTCCGGGCGCCGGGAGACACCGCGTTCACCGTGATGCCGTACGGCGCCGCCTCGTCGGACAGGGCCATCGTCAGACCCCACAGCGCCGCCTTCGCCGCCGCGTACGCCGCACCCGCGTGGCAGCCTGTCCGCAGGCCCGCCTCGGAGATGGTGTTGACCACCCGGCCGTAGCGCCGGCCGCGCATGTGCTCGAAGGCCGCGCGGACCGTCCCGGCGCTCCCGATCACGTTGACCGCGAGGCAGCGCTCCAATTCCTCTTGCGACAGTTCTCCCACCCCGGTGCCGGTGAAGATTCCCGCGTTGTTGACCACGATGTCCAGTCCACCGAAGTTCTCGAGTGCGCACCGCACCGCCGTCGCGGCTCCGCGGAAGCAGGAGACGTCGGAGCGATCGGCGAAGGCTTTGCCGCCCGCGGCAACGATTTCCGCGACCGTCCGCGTGGCCAGGTCGTATTCCTCGGCGGTGGTCCCGTCGACCGAAACGGAGATGTCGTTGACGACCACCGCCGCACCCGCCGCGGCGAGCGCCATGGCGTGCGCCCGGCCGAGCCCCCGGCCCGCGCCGGTGACGAGCGCGACGCGTCCGGCCAAGGATTCCCCGCCCGTCTCGTACTCCGCCATGTCCCGACGGTAGCCCGCCGGCCGGGCCCGACGGGGTCATCGCGACGGGAACCGAGTTCTTGTCAGCCGGCCTCGCGCAGCAGTGGCGCGAGCCGGGTCGCAATGGTGTTGATGTGCCGGGCGACCAGGTCCCGGCTCATGCCCGCCAGGCCCGCCCAGAGGTACACCCCGTCGACCGGCGCACCCGCGGTGTAGTCCAGGATCCGGGCCGCCACGTCTTCCGCGGTGCCGTAGAAGAAGTAGTTCAGCGACGTCCGCGGTTCCCCGGCCCGGAGCCGGTCGGGATCGACCGGACGCGGGGGTGGCAGCTCAGTGCCCTGGCGGGCGTGCCGGGCGTAGGAGTCGACCTGGGCGGCCAGGTGCCGGGAGACGACCGGCCAGTCCCCATCGGGATCGTCGGTCACCCAAGCCTGGACGCCACCGGCCATCCGGCCGCCGGCCGGATCGTGACCGCCCTCCACCAGCGCCGCACGGTAGGGCTCCCAGAGCCGGGCGTCCGCCGAGAGCAGGCACTCCCCCAGCAGCCCGGCCCGCCGCGCACCCTTCGGGCCGAGGTACCCCATCCAGATCGGCAGCCGCGGCTGCGCCGGCTTCGGCGTCACCGCACCCGACCGCCACAGCTCACGCACTTCCCTGGCCCGCGCGTCGTTCTCGGCGTACCGGGCGCGCAGGGAAGCGCCGTACAGCTCGAATTCGGCCGGGCGATACCCGGCCCCGAGCCCGAGGTCCAGCCGGCCGCCGCTGAGGAGGTCGACGACCGCGGCCTGCTCGGCGATCTCGGCCGCCCGGTGCAGGGGCGCGACCACGACGCCGGTCCCCAGCCGGATCCGGGTGGTCCGCGCGGCGGCCGCGGCGAGCAGTGTCAGCGGGGTCGGCAGGTAGTCGTCGTCGAAGCCGTGGTGTTCGGTCACCCACACCGAGTCGAGCCCCAGCCGCTCGGCTTCCTCGCACAGCTCGAGGAATTCGCCGTAGAGCCGAACCGGGTCCCGGCGCCAGGCCACGGGATTGCGCATGTCGAAGTACAGGCCGGTTCGCATGGCCGTTCAGCCGACCGTCGGCTGGTACATGACCGCGCTCTGGCCACAGTCGACCGGGATGGCGACGCCGGTGATGGCGGCGGCGTCGTCGGAAGCGAGGAAGGCCACCAGATTGGCGATGTCGCCGGGCTCGACCATCCGCCGAAGCGGCAGTTGCTGGACGTAGGCGTCGAAATCCGAACCGAAGAAGGCCTCCAGCGACGGGGTGCGGACCGATCCCGGCACGACGGCGTTGACCCGGACGCCGAACTCCCCGGCTTCGACCGCGGCCTCGCGGGTGAGCTGGATGACGCCGGCTTTCGCGACGCCGTAGTAAGGCGTCACACCCGGCACCTTCGCCAGCCCGGCGAGGGACGAGGTGTTGATCACCGAGCCCCGGCGGCGGGGAGCCATCACCCGCAGCGCCGCCCGCACGCCCCGGAAGGTGGCGCCGAGGTTGCCGTCGATGCCGCGCGCCCAGGTCTCGTCGGCGACGTCCACAATGGCGGCCCGGCGCCCGAAACCCACGTTGTTGTGCACGATGTCGACCCGACCGTGCTGGGCGACGACCTTGTCGAACAACTCGTCGATGAAGCCCTCGGCCAGCACGTCACCCACCGCGACCTCCGCCGAGCCACCGGCGGCGGCCAGTTCGGCCAAGGTCTCTTCCGCGGCCTCCGCCGAGATGTCGTTGACGACGACGTGTGCCCCGTCGCCCGCGAGCCGGAGCGCGCTCGCCCGGCCGATTCCCGAGCCGGCACCCGTGACCACCGCGATCCGGC
This window of the Amycolatopsis balhimycina FH 1894 genome carries:
- a CDS encoding SDR family NAD(P)-dependent oxidoreductase produces the protein MAEYETGGESLAGRVALVTGAGRGLGRAHAMALAAAGAAVVVNDISVSVDGTTAEEYDLATRTVAEIVAAGGKAFADRSDVSCFRGAATAVRCALENFGGLDIVVNNAGIFTGTGVGELSQEELERCLAVNVIGSAGTVRAAFEHMRGRRYGRVVNTISEAGLRTGCHAGAAYAAAKAALWGLTMALSDEAAPYGITVNAVSPGARTRMSGAHLDRDGSDLDLAPEHVSRVVLALVAEAAADVTGRVVHAAGGEVREYRLRREADSPLVRRVNGQEDHGCRS
- a CDS encoding SDR family NAD(P)-dependent oxidoreductase yields the protein MRGFDGRIAVVTGAGSGIGRASALRLAGDGAHVVVNDISAEAAEETLAELAAAGGSAEVAVGDVLAEGFIDELFDKVVAQHGRVDIVHNNVGFGRRAAIVDVADETWARGIDGNLGATFRGVRAALRVMAPRRRGSVINTSSLAGLAKVPGVTPYYGVAKAGVIQLTREAAVEAGEFGVRVNAVVPGSVRTPSLEAFFGSDFDAYVQQLPLRRMVEPGDIANLVAFLASDDAAAITGVAIPVDCGQSAVMYQPTVG
- a CDS encoding LLM class flavin-dependent oxidoreductase, whose amino-acid sequence is MRTGLYFDMRNPVAWRRDPVRLYGEFLELCEEAERLGLDSVWVTEHHGFDDDYLPTPLTLLAAAAARTTRIRLGTGVVVAPLHRAAEIAEQAAVVDLLSGGRLDLGLGAGYRPAEFELYGASLRARYAENDARAREVRELWRSGAVTPKPAQPRLPIWMGYLGPKGARRAGLLGECLLSADARLWEPYRAALVEGGHDPAGGRMAGGVQAWVTDDPDGDWPVVSRHLAAQVDSYARHARQGTELPPPRPVDPDRLRAGEPRTSLNYFFYGTAEDVAARILDYTAGAPVDGVYLWAGLAGMSRDLVARHINTIATRLAPLLREAG
- a CDS encoding SDR family NAD(P)-dependent oxidoreductase, encoding MPELTRARLAGKVVLVTGAGQGVGRGTALALAREGACVALAGRTVAKCEAVAAEIDAFGGSSIALACDVTDRAQLEAVIAETAARFGGLDALVNNAQTSVQRLLAETTPEDVDVCWRSGPLATLHAMQAALPLLRVRGGSIVNFGSSTAIDGNVTFGAYAMAKEAIRGLSRVAAREWGRYGIRVNVVVPNALSPAAEQFSKDEPERFRKLTRTMPLGRMGDPETDIGRAVVALVSDDLAYLTGDTLMLTGGA